One Mesorhizobium sp. J428 DNA segment encodes these proteins:
- a CDS encoding lipid A biosynthesis lauroyl acyltransferase: MKLSALPGRIARSIAFRTRRANHWIVAKIVFTTFALLQKLPADRALNVSDRLARRVGPWTSRHRIAMDNLRKAYPEKSEAECQEIALDMWGHMARLGVEYVFLDKLYDFDAEKQTPGRVEFKGGEIFTEMRKRRRPRIFFTAHTGNFEMFPIAASSLGMTVASLFRAPNNPFIAQEISQRRKISGNRMVRSKAGAAYVLARILHNKGNVGALVDQKFSKGIPTTFFGRRCETSPLVPRLARQYDAEIYPVRCVRLPDNRYRLELFDKIEPPRDARGQIDADALCQMINDIVEGWVREYPGQWMWFHRRWG; this comes from the coding sequence ATGAAGCTCTCCGCCCTGCCCGGCCGCATTGCCCGCTCGATCGCCTTCCGGACGCGCCGCGCCAATCACTGGATCGTCGCCAAGATCGTGTTCACGACCTTCGCGCTGCTGCAGAAACTGCCGGCCGACAGGGCGCTCAACGTGTCAGACCGCCTCGCGCGCCGCGTTGGGCCATGGACCAGTCGCCACCGCATCGCGATGGACAATCTGCGCAAGGCTTATCCCGAAAAGAGCGAGGCCGAGTGCCAGGAGATCGCGCTCGACATGTGGGGCCACATGGCCCGGCTCGGGGTCGAATACGTCTTCCTCGACAAGCTCTACGATTTCGACGCGGAAAAGCAGACGCCCGGCCGCGTCGAATTCAAGGGCGGCGAGATCTTCACGGAAATGCGCAAGCGCCGCAGACCGCGCATCTTCTTCACGGCGCACACCGGTAACTTCGAGATGTTCCCGATCGCGGCCTCGTCGCTGGGCATGACGGTCGCGTCGCTCTTCCGTGCTCCCAACAATCCGTTCATCGCCCAGGAGATTAGCCAGAGGCGCAAGATCTCCGGCAACCGCATGGTTCGTTCGAAGGCGGGCGCCGCCTATGTGCTGGCGCGCATTCTCCACAACAAGGGCAATGTCGGCGCACTCGTCGACCAGAAGTTCAGCAAGGGCATCCCGACCACCTTCTTCGGCCGCCGCTGCGAGACAAGCCCGCTCGTGCCGCGGCTCGCACGGCAATACGATGCAGAGATTTACCCGGTCCGCTGCGTGCGCCTGCCGGACAACCGCTACCGTCTCGAACTGTTCGACAAGATCGAGCCACCGCGCGATGCCCGCGGCCAGATCGACGCCGATGCCCTTTGCCAGATGATCAACGACATCGTCGAAGGCTGGGTGCGGGAATATCCGGGGCAGTGGATGTGGTTCCATCGCCGGTGGGGCTGA